The Planctomycetaceae bacterium genome has a segment encoding these proteins:
- a CDS encoding MFS transporter → MSERLQHERPGLAGFPPGVAACFVWVYVAEFLPVGVVAPYLQVFLKNAGFSKENIGLIQGALGMTTMLAPPLWGYFSDRLGRPRLALSVAVLASIPAFGLVWLAGGSLWAVMAAIVVYGLFREPIIALTDGLTLRYIHLRGGDYGFVRSFGSLAFIVAVGAMELLGVSRPGDVRPLIAAAFMIGLAHQALSLLSLPPVHAGGASIRYRPDLRVLLQRGFVLLTLAAVLSRVAMMSYYYFFTLFVKESLHFPHAGWLWAIGPVSEIPMIFFSGRLMKRFGVRGLFALSLVGTIVRLLGYGAATAWWQIIPLQLLHSLSFGAFFTASVTYVSRLVAPEMKTSAQTVFAGIAYGVGSLIGGALGGAVVQAWGYAGLYRTFAGVAALGLVVLLFVPRAPVGNENASPQA, encoded by the coding sequence ATGAGTGAAAGATTACAGCACGAGCGTCCGGGTCTGGCGGGCTTCCCGCCCGGCGTGGCGGCGTGCTTTGTCTGGGTGTACGTTGCAGAGTTTCTGCCGGTGGGCGTGGTGGCGCCGTACCTGCAGGTCTTCCTCAAGAACGCAGGGTTCTCCAAGGAGAACATCGGCCTCATCCAGGGGGCTCTGGGCATGACGACCATGCTGGCCCCGCCGCTGTGGGGCTACTTCTCCGACCGCCTCGGTCGCCCGCGCCTGGCGCTGAGCGTGGCGGTCCTGGCGTCGATCCCCGCCTTCGGCCTGGTCTGGTTGGCGGGCGGGTCGCTCTGGGCGGTAATGGCCGCCATTGTGGTCTACGGGCTCTTCCGCGAACCGATCATCGCCCTGACTGACGGCCTGACGCTGCGGTACATCCACCTGCGCGGCGGCGACTACGGATTCGTCCGCTCGTTCGGGTCGCTGGCGTTCATCGTCGCCGTCGGGGCGATGGAACTGCTGGGCGTCAGCCGCCCCGGCGACGTGCGACCGCTGATCGCCGCGGCGTTCATGATCGGCCTGGCACACCAGGCCCTGAGCCTGTTGTCCCTGCCGCCCGTGCATGCCGGCGGCGCGTCGATTCGCTACCGACCCGATCTGCGAGTGTTGCTGCAGCGCGGGTTCGTGCTGCTGACGCTGGCGGCAGTGCTCAGCCGCGTGGCCATGATGAGCTACTACTACTTCTTCACGCTGTTCGTGAAGGAGTCGCTGCACTTCCCGCACGCGGGGTGGCTCTGGGCCATCGGGCCGGTGAGCGAAATCCCGATGATCTTCTTCAGCGGCAGACTGATGAAGCGTTTCGGCGTGCGAGGCCTGTTCGCCCTGAGCCTGGTCGGCACGATCGTGCGGCTTCTGGGGTACGGAGCGGCCACGGCCTGGTGGCAGATCATCCCGCTGCAACTGCTGCACTCGCTGTCGTTCGGGGCGTTCTTCACCGCCTCGGTGACCTACGTCAGCCGCCTGGTGGCTCCGGAGATGAAGACCAGCGCCCAGACGGTTTTCGCGGGAATCGCTTACGGCGTGGGCTCGCTCATCGGCGGCGCCCTGGGCGGCGCGGTGGTCCAAGCATGGGGATACGCGGGTTTGTACCGCACCTTCGCCGGCGTCGCCGCGCTGGGATTGGTCGTGCTGCTGTTCGTTCCTCGCGCGCCGGTTGGGAACGAGAACGCCTCACCGCAAGCGTAG
- a CDS encoding endonuclease III domain-containing protein, whose product MMRNPTRTLMAMYAAMRRRFGHQDWWPGDTPLEICVGAILTQNTNWGNVERAIGNLKAAGALDVGVLHAMPPTALAELTRPAGYFNIKARRLKNFTARVVEHSGGDLGRFLDRDVHELREDLLSVNGVGPETADSIILYAAGRPSFVVDAYTHRILLRHGMARRRYDYTTIKKKIETALPADAALWNDFHAQFVAVGKYHCRPKALCRGCPLQRFAHDEHRQPRR is encoded by the coding sequence ATGATGAGGAACCCCACGCGAACGCTCATGGCCATGTACGCCGCGATGCGGCGGCGGTTCGGCCACCAGGACTGGTGGCCGGGGGATACGCCGCTGGAGATCTGCGTCGGGGCGATCCTCACCCAGAACACCAACTGGGGCAATGTCGAACGGGCCATCGGCAACCTCAAGGCCGCCGGCGCGCTCGACGTGGGCGTGCTGCACGCGATGCCGCCGACCGCGCTGGCCGAATTGACCCGCCCGGCGGGGTACTTCAACATCAAGGCGCGGCGGCTGAAGAACTTCACCGCCCGCGTGGTCGAGCACTCCGGCGGCGACCTGGGCCGCTTCCTCGACCGCGACGTTCACGAACTGCGCGAGGACCTCCTGAGCGTTAACGGCGTCGGTCCCGAGACGGCTGACAGCATCATCTTATATGCGGCCGGTCGGCCCAGCTTCGTCGTCGACGCGTACACGCACCGGATCCTGCTTCGCCACGGGATGGCGAGGCGCCGGTACGACTACACGACGATCAAGAAGAAGATCGAGACCGCCCTGCCGGCCGACGCGGCATTGTGGAATGACTTTCATGCGCAATTCGTAGCCGTGGGCAAATACCACTGTCGCCCCAAGGCCCTCTGCCGCGGCTGTCCGCTGCAGCGATTCGCCCACGACGAACACAGGCAACCGCGACGATGA
- a CDS encoding FGGY-family carbohydrate kinase has translation MGEQYHFLAIDFGASSGRGELVTLEDGVLHLQEIHRFENRPVKMGGTMYWDLPYLFGEVIETLKVVAKRGIKLAGIGVDTWGVDFGLLAADGKLLSNPVHYRDARTENIHAYSDPIMSRDEVFAATAMEPWSIGSLFQLLAMQRDNSPLLKAADTMLWMADLFRYFLCGKKVAELSLAQTSCLIGTNRKLSSEVVKRFKLRRKMFPQLVRPPLVLGDLLPEIVQAAGLTGPVPVIATAGHDTAAAVAAVPARGSDWAFLSCGTWSITGTLVKHPVATPEALRMGYSCECTIGDWFTCKNIPGLWVVQELRRKWHSSEDPWDFNRMVAEAAAVSEVPLFDVNHPTLMAPADMEDALRKLLAGGAHLDRGHLVRSALESLAAEYARSIDAIATLTGKRPSALYMVGGGIKNKLLCQLTADACNMTVYAGVDECTAVGNGLGQALALGIIKTKGDIRKIARASFEMSTFMPENRQHWQARLAQYAQLQAGK, from the coding sequence ATGGGTGAACAATATCATTTCCTGGCGATCGACTTCGGCGCATCGAGCGGCCGGGGTGAACTTGTCACTCTTGAAGACGGCGTCCTGCACCTGCAGGAAATCCACCGCTTCGAGAACCGCCCGGTCAAGATGGGCGGCACGATGTACTGGGACCTGCCCTATCTCTTCGGCGAAGTCATCGAGACGCTCAAAGTAGTCGCCAAGCGCGGGATCAAGCTGGCCGGCATCGGCGTCGACACCTGGGGCGTGGACTTCGGCCTCCTGGCGGCCGACGGCAAGCTCCTGAGCAACCCCGTCCATTACCGCGACGCCCGCACCGAGAACATTCACGCTTACAGCGACCCGATCATGTCGCGCGACGAAGTCTTCGCGGCCACCGCGATGGAGCCCTGGAGCATCGGCTCGCTCTTCCAGCTCCTGGCGATGCAGCGCGACAACAGCCCGCTGCTCAAGGCCGCCGACACGATGCTCTGGATGGCCGACTTGTTCCGCTATTTCCTCTGCGGCAAGAAAGTGGCCGAACTGTCGCTGGCGCAGACCTCGTGCCTGATCGGCACCAACCGCAAGCTCTCCAGTGAAGTCGTCAAGCGGTTCAAGCTCCGCCGCAAGATGTTCCCCCAGCTCGTGCGCCCGCCGCTGGTGCTGGGCGACCTGCTGCCGGAAATCGTCCAGGCCGCCGGCCTGACCGGGCCGGTGCCGGTCATCGCCACGGCCGGTCACGATACAGCCGCGGCCGTGGCGGCGGTTCCCGCCCGCGGCAGCGACTGGGCGTTCCTGTCCTGCGGCACGTGGAGCATCACCGGCACGCTGGTCAAGCACCCCGTCGCCACGCCCGAGGCCTTGAGAATGGGCTACTCGTGCGAATGCACCATCGGCGACTGGTTCACGTGCAAGAACATCCCGGGCCTGTGGGTCGTTCAGGAGCTGCGCCGCAAGTGGCACAGCAGCGAAGACCCGTGGGACTTCAACCGCATGGTCGCCGAGGCCGCAGCGGTCAGCGAGGTTCCCCTGTTCGACGTGAACCATCCCACCCTGATGGCCCCGGCCGACATGGAAGACGCTCTGCGCAAACTCCTGGCCGGCGGCGCCCATCTGGACCGCGGCCACCTGGTGCGTTCGGCGCTGGAGAGCCTGGCGGCCGAGTACGCCCGCTCCATCGACGCCATCGCCACCCTGACGGGCAAGCGCCCCAGCGCGCTGTACATGGTCGGCGGCGGGATCAAGAACAAGCTGCTCTGCCAGCTCACCGCCGACGCGTGCAACATGACGGTGTACGCCGGCGTCGACGAGTGTACAGCCGTGGGCAACGGCCTGGGGCAGGCGCTGGCGCTGGGCATCATCAAGACCAAGGGTGACATCCGCAAGATCGCCCGCGCTTCGTTCGAGATGTCGACATTCATGCCTGAAAATCGTCAGCATTGGCAAGCCAGGCTGGCACAGTATGCCCAGTTGCAGGCGGGCAAATAA
- the fucI gene encoding L-fucose isomerase (catalyzes the conversion of the aldose L-fucose into the corresponding ketose L-fuculose) has product MASNAPNFEKLSATKRKFETFDSTLVGPTPTIALTPVADGRVGAYEDNVDRTWAMTQRVYDLITSKVKLPDGRPVRVVVAPEIVYGPRTGAIAQKYYAEQNVGANIWISRSWSYSDELMSAAAGVGSTEWIQAAYGLNQTDRPGAVWLKAFTAAMDEKKRPIFCIYSPDLEDETKGINDFVTERLVRFARCAAAVMYMRGKNYLSIGSVSMGIIGSDVRRNMMEQYLGMGSVSVDMVALRGRMDKGLFDHEELAESIKFFKKFKMDFGPGKRPQPPEKLIEDVMKMTLIVRDLMIGNPRLADSKVAKAQGFVDNVELAQGANAIASGTQGQRQWTDLYPNFDVAESLLCSSFGWEGPRTPFIVATENDSKNAIGMLAAHLLTGGMPQLFADIRTNWTPESIKAATGKDVTKICPQGIIDKRNSGAGALDYAVNALELAGKNWKKMSAADAWDAIRSNPAVHNKLMKAAMDATTYMGAGLTYFPGDGLSSHYRTPGGVPMTAYRYNAVGDMLTCSIVEGETVELPVAVGDHISRVTDKTWPESYWMPRGMSSFEYMSRIGPNHDANSFGLIGADMITFNAMLRIPVDMHNVCKCEIFRPTMWDRFGGDDYRACEYLGALYA; this is encoded by the coding sequence ATGGCAAGCAACGCACCGAACTTTGAGAAGCTTTCCGCCACCAAACGAAAGTTTGAGACTTTCGACAGCACGCTCGTGGGCCCGACGCCGACGATCGCCCTGACGCCCGTGGCCGACGGCCGCGTCGGCGCCTACGAAGACAACGTCGACCGCACCTGGGCGATGACCCAGCGCGTCTACGACCTGATCACCAGCAAGGTCAAGCTGCCCGACGGGCGCCCCGTGCGCGTGGTCGTCGCGCCGGAAATCGTCTACGGACCCCGCACTGGCGCCATCGCCCAGAAGTACTACGCCGAGCAGAACGTCGGCGCCAACATCTGGATCAGCCGCTCGTGGTCGTACTCGGACGAGTTGATGAGCGCCGCGGCCGGCGTGGGCTCCACCGAGTGGATCCAGGCCGCCTACGGACTCAACCAGACCGACCGCCCCGGCGCGGTGTGGCTCAAGGCCTTCACGGCCGCCATGGACGAGAAGAAGCGCCCGATCTTCTGCATCTACTCGCCGGACCTGGAAGACGAGACCAAGGGCATCAACGACTTCGTGACCGAGCGCCTGGTGCGGTTCGCCCGCTGCGCCGCGGCGGTGATGTACATGCGCGGCAAGAACTACCTGTCGATCGGTTCGGTGTCGATGGGCATCATCGGCTCGGACGTTCGCCGCAACATGATGGAACAGTACCTGGGCATGGGTTCGGTGTCGGTGGACATGGTCGCCCTCCGCGGCCGCATGGACAAGGGCCTGTTCGATCACGAAGAGCTGGCCGAGTCGATCAAGTTCTTCAAGAAGTTCAAGATGGACTTCGGCCCGGGCAAGCGCCCGCAACCGCCCGAGAAGCTCATCGAAGACGTGATGAAGATGACGCTGATCGTGCGCGACTTGATGATCGGCAACCCGCGCCTGGCCGACTCGAAGGTCGCCAAGGCCCAGGGCTTCGTCGACAACGTCGAGTTGGCCCAGGGCGCCAACGCCATCGCCTCGGGCACGCAGGGGCAGCGCCAGTGGACGGACCTGTACCCCAACTTCGACGTCGCCGAGAGCCTGCTGTGCAGCTCGTTCGGCTGGGAAGGCCCGCGCACGCCGTTCATCGTGGCCACCGAGAACGATTCCAAGAACGCCATCGGAATGCTCGCGGCGCACCTGCTGACCGGCGGCATGCCGCAGCTCTTCGCCGACATCCGCACCAACTGGACGCCCGAGAGCATCAAGGCCGCCACCGGCAAGGACGTCACCAAGATCTGCCCGCAGGGCATCATCGACAAGCGCAACAGCGGCGCCGGCGCGCTGGACTACGCCGTCAACGCCCTGGAACTCGCGGGCAAGAACTGGAAGAAGATGTCGGCCGCCGACGCCTGGGACGCCATCCGCTCTAACCCGGCCGTCCATAACAAGCTGATGAAGGCCGCGATGGACGCCACGACGTACATGGGTGCCGGCCTGACGTACTTCCCCGGCGACGGCCTGTCGAGCCACTACCGCACCCCCGGCGGCGTGCCGATGACGGCCTACCGCTACAACGCAGTCGGCGACATGCTGACCTGCTCGATCGTCGAGGGCGAGACGGTCGAACTGCCCGTCGCGGTGGGCGACCACATCAGCCGCGTGACGGACAAGACCTGGCCCGAGAGCTACTGGATGCCCCGCGGCATGAGCAGCTTCGAGTACATGAGCCGCATCGGACCCAACCACGACGCCAACAGCTTCGGCCTCATCGGCGCGGACATGATCACGTTCAACGCGATGCTGCGCATCCCGGTGGACATGCACAACGTCTGCAAATGCGAGATCTTCCGCCCGACGATGTGGGACCGCTTCGGCGGCGACGACTACCGCGCCTGCGAATACCTCGGCGCGCTTTACGCCTGA
- a CDS encoding glycoside hydrolase family 43 protein yields MNYTNPIIPGFYPDPSICRVGEDYYLVTSSFEYFPGVPIFHSRDLYNWRQIGYVLNRPAQLPLDKSPISCGIFAPTLRYHAGRFYMITTNVSFGGNFLVTATDPAGPWSAPVAVDSPGIDPSLTFDGDGTCYITGNWCDDGRGGKGIGVARIDAASGKLLEPMRFIWSGTGGQHAEGPHLYHIGRWWYLLIAEGGTELCHMITIARSESPYGPFESCPHNPILTHRSLPSRIHSIGHSDLVQDHRGNWWMVFLGTRHSLFMYPTRHHLGRETFLAPVTWTNGDSGVTEVTRPTDLGWPVINAGRPIELQMDVPAALPAHPFPPTPTRDDFDSPQYAMSWNWLRNPVIENYSLTQRPGWLTLKGSAVTPDAEDSPTLICRRQQHFNCRAAALLDFVPAAENEEAGVSVRMNDRHHYDLAVTMRGGKRCAIVRQRIGDIFQETACQPLPDGPVELSIEATRDTYSFAAHGDPLRVSPCHPEDGKGVIPLGKASTAYLTSEAAGGFTGVMIALYATGWGKPCTATAAFDWFDYIPLPDDER; encoded by the coding sequence ATGAACTACACCAACCCGATCATCCCCGGCTTCTATCCCGACCCGAGCATCTGCCGCGTGGGCGAGGATTACTACCTCGTCACCAGTTCATTCGAGTACTTCCCCGGCGTGCCGATCTTTCATAGCCGCGATTTGTACAACTGGCGGCAGATCGGGTACGTGCTGAACCGGCCCGCACAATTGCCGCTGGACAAGAGCCCGATCTCCTGCGGGATCTTCGCCCCGACGCTGCGGTACCATGCCGGCCGCTTCTACATGATTACCACCAATGTCTCCTTCGGCGGCAACTTCCTGGTGACGGCTACCGACCCGGCCGGGCCTTGGTCGGCGCCGGTTGCGGTGGACTCGCCGGGGATCGATCCTTCGCTGACGTTCGACGGCGACGGCACGTGCTACATCACCGGCAACTGGTGCGACGACGGCCGCGGGGGCAAGGGGATCGGCGTTGCCCGCATTGACGCCGCCTCGGGCAAGTTGCTCGAGCCGATGCGGTTCATCTGGTCCGGCACGGGCGGCCAGCACGCGGAAGGGCCGCACCTCTACCACATCGGGCGGTGGTGGTATCTGCTGATCGCCGAGGGCGGCACGGAACTGTGCCACATGATCACCATCGCCCGAAGCGAGAGCCCGTACGGGCCATTCGAGTCCTGCCCGCATAACCCGATCCTCACGCATCGCTCGCTGCCGTCGCGCATTCACAGCATCGGCCATAGCGATCTGGTGCAGGACCATCGCGGCAACTGGTGGATGGTCTTCCTGGGCACGCGACATTCGCTGTTCATGTATCCGACGCGGCACCACCTGGGGCGCGAGACGTTTCTGGCGCCGGTGACGTGGACCAACGGGGATTCCGGGGTCACTGAAGTGACCCGGCCGACGGACCTCGGTTGGCCTGTGATAAACGCCGGGCGTCCGATTGAATTGCAGATGGATGTCCCCGCCGCTTTACCGGCGCATCCATTCCCGCCGACGCCGACGCGCGACGATTTCGACTCGCCGCAATACGCCATGTCATGGAACTGGCTGCGAAATCCGGTGATCGAGAATTACTCGCTCACGCAGCGCCCGGGGTGGCTCACGCTCAAGGGCTCGGCCGTCACGCCGGACGCGGAAGACTCCCCCACCCTGATCTGCCGCCGCCAGCAGCACTTCAACTGCCGCGCGGCCGCACTGCTGGACTTTGTTCCCGCGGCTGAAAATGAAGAAGCGGGTGTCTCCGTGCGGATGAACGACCGCCATCATTACGATCTGGCGGTGACGATGCGCGGCGGCAAACGCTGCGCGATCGTCCGCCAGCGCATCGGCGACATTTTTCAAGAGACGGCCTGTCAGCCGCTGCCGGATGGGCCTGTGGAATTGTCCATCGAGGCCACGCGCGACACGTATTCGTTCGCAGCCCATGGCGACCCGCTTCGCGTGTCGCCATGCCACCCCGAAGACGGCAAAGGAGTGATTCCCCTCGGCAAGGCCTCAACCGCCTACCTCACCAGCGAGGCCGCCGGCGGGTTCACCGGCGTGATGATCGCACTCTACGCCACCGGCTGGGGCAAACCCTGCACCGCTACGGCAGCATTCGACTGGTTCGACTACATCCCCCTTCCCGACGACGAGCGATAA
- a CDS encoding uroporphyrinogen decarboxylase family protein: MTSKERIKRQVLGQEVDRIPTVGGWMLSAGVLAEFAGVSVEAFLADAQAMTIRAYRNLGADALVGGLIVPSVADQVRNGQVEEAKFSQFTPEDLVKRAEQAPASEQEFLAKVDRPKMRADYANWIGEQRKSFDGMELIPTFWHVVPNFMMYCSYGYEAYLAACAMYPDAVERIYWESAIDARSTNSILVDVYRDLDLPPILFTGHDMCINTGTMVSPAFLRQRYWPLCKYAIAPLVEAGIRVIYHCDGNVMPIIDDIIAAGFSGFQGFQYEYGVDPFAFSNRRSLQGQEFLYMTGMNISRTLPWGTPADVREELEYVLDYTRGGRGLLLFSSNVIGPEVPAANVEAAYDFCRTYDPNTPRPTAAAKPRPWPWGARHG; the protein is encoded by the coding sequence ATGACATCCAAAGAGCGAATCAAGCGGCAGGTGCTGGGGCAGGAAGTGGACCGCATTCCAACCGTCGGCGGGTGGATGCTCAGCGCCGGCGTGCTAGCCGAGTTCGCCGGCGTGAGCGTCGAGGCGTTCCTGGCCGACGCGCAGGCGATGACGATCCGCGCGTACAGGAATCTCGGCGCCGACGCGCTGGTGGGCGGGCTGATCGTGCCCAGCGTGGCTGACCAGGTGCGGAACGGGCAGGTCGAGGAGGCCAAGTTCTCCCAGTTCACGCCGGAAGACCTCGTCAAGCGAGCCGAGCAGGCCCCGGCGTCGGAGCAGGAGTTCCTGGCCAAGGTCGACCGCCCCAAGATGCGGGCCGATTACGCCAACTGGATCGGCGAGCAGCGCAAAAGCTTCGACGGCATGGAACTGATCCCCACGTTCTGGCACGTGGTGCCCAACTTCATGATGTACTGCAGCTACGGCTACGAGGCATATCTGGCCGCCTGCGCGATGTACCCCGACGCCGTCGAGCGGATCTACTGGGAAAGCGCCATCGACGCCCGCTCGACCAACTCGATCCTCGTCGACGTCTACCGCGACCTGGACCTGCCGCCGATCCTCTTCACCGGCCACGATATGTGCATCAACACCGGCACGATGGTCAGCCCGGCCTTCCTGCGCCAGCGCTACTGGCCGCTGTGCAAGTACGCCATCGCCCCGCTGGTCGAGGCCGGCATCCGCGTGATCTACCACTGCGACGGCAACGTCATGCCGATCATCGACGACATCATCGCAGCCGGGTTCTCGGGCTTCCAGGGCTTCCAGTACGAGTACGGCGTGGACCCGTTTGCCTTCTCAAACCGCCGCAGCCTGCAGGGGCAGGAGTTCCTGTACATGACCGGCATGAACATCTCCCGCACGCTGCCCTGGGGCACGCCAGCCGACGTACGCGAGGAACTCGAGTATGTGCTGGACTACACGCGCGGCGGTAGAGGCCTGCTGCTGTTCTCCAGCAACGTGATCGGCCCGGAAGTACCCGCCGCCAACGTCGAAGCCGCCTACGACTTCTGCCGCACCTACGACCCCAACACCCCCCGCCCCACCGCCGCCGCCAAGCCACGCCCGTGGCCTTGGGGCGCCAGGCACGGCTGA
- a CDS encoding PaaI family thioesterase produces MPATTEPRQDVLERTRDAMHPLCIVCGREIGGGLNLRFSLRDDGSVEASFQCRQRLQGYPDTMHGGVTAALLDGAMTNCLFAHGIAAVTAEMTVRFRHPIELHDSLTVSARIARSQSPLHVIEARIVQREQVKATAAGKFMERPESHGVPQGVSR; encoded by the coding sequence ATGCCTGCGACCACTGAACCGCGCCAGGATGTTCTCGAACGAACGCGCGATGCGATGCATCCCCTGTGCATCGTCTGCGGCCGCGAGATCGGCGGCGGGCTGAACCTGCGTTTCTCGCTGCGCGACGACGGCAGCGTCGAAGCGAGTTTTCAGTGCCGCCAGCGCCTTCAAGGCTACCCGGACACGATGCATGGCGGCGTGACGGCGGCGCTTCTGGATGGGGCAATGACCAACTGCCTGTTCGCCCACGGCATCGCGGCGGTGACGGCCGAGATGACCGTGCGATTCAGACATCCCATCGAGCTGCACGATTCGCTGACCGTCAGCGCCCGCATAGCACGCTCGCAGTCCCCGCTGCATGTGATCGAGGCCCGGATCGTCCAGAGGGAGCAAGTAAAAGCCACCGCCGCCGGGAAGTTCATGGAACGTCCCGAAAGCCACGGAGTGCCTCAAGGAGTCAGCCGATGA
- a CDS encoding iron-sulfur cluster carrier protein MrpORP has translation MSQHSSEACSVDESQRQLDELTLQTRMERIGCKILVLSGKGGVGKSTVAANLAVSLASAGKKVGLLDVDLHGPSIMTILGLGGQRLVGDDAGGVSPIRISENLSVVSVGLLLDSPADAVIWRGPMKYNVIRQFLKDVEWGPLDCLVIDSPPGTGDEPLAVAQMVGKGAWAVVVTTPQEVAVADVRRSVSFCKTLDLRIAGIIENMSGLACPHCSKQIDLFKSGGGERLAAEMGVPFLGRVPFDPQIVASGDSGKPFVQAFADSQAAKAFAVIIGPILNLTPTHDMPCPHKESVMKIAIPMADGKLCMHFGHCEQFAIVQVDDAAKAVIATDYLTPPPHEPGVLPRWLHEQGVNVIIAGGMGQRAQDLFAQNGIAVVVGAAPEGIEDTVAAYLSGTLKAGPNACDH, from the coding sequence ATGAGCCAGCACTCTTCAGAAGCATGTAGTGTCGATGAGTCCCAGCGCCAACTGGACGAACTGACGCTTCAAACGCGCATGGAACGCATCGGCTGCAAGATCCTCGTCCTGTCGGGCAAGGGCGGCGTGGGCAAGAGCACGGTTGCGGCCAACCTGGCCGTCTCGTTGGCGTCCGCGGGCAAGAAGGTCGGCCTGCTGGACGTGGACCTGCATGGCCCGAGCATCATGACAATCCTTGGCCTCGGCGGCCAACGCCTTGTCGGCGACGATGCCGGCGGCGTCTCGCCTATCCGGATCAGCGAGAATCTTTCGGTCGTCTCGGTGGGCCTGCTGCTTGACAGCCCCGCCGACGCGGTGATCTGGCGCGGGCCCATGAAGTACAACGTCATCCGGCAGTTCCTCAAGGACGTCGAATGGGGACCGCTGGACTGCCTGGTGATCGACTCCCCGCCGGGCACCGGTGACGAACCCCTTGCCGTGGCGCAGATGGTGGGCAAAGGCGCCTGGGCCGTCGTCGTCACCACGCCGCAGGAGGTGGCCGTCGCCGACGTCCGCCGCAGCGTCTCATTCTGCAAAACCCTCGACCTCCGTATTGCCGGGATCATCGAGAACATGAGCGGCCTGGCGTGCCCGCACTGCAGCAAGCAGATCGACCTGTTCAAGAGCGGCGGCGGCGAACGACTTGCCGCCGAGATGGGCGTTCCATTCCTTGGGCGTGTTCCCTTCGACCCCCAGATCGTCGCCTCCGGGGACAGCGGCAAACCGTTCGTTCAGGCATTTGCGGACAGCCAGGCAGCCAAGGCCTTCGCCGTGATCATCGGACCGATCCTGAACCTTACCCCCACCCACGATATGCCTTGCCCGCATAAGGAGAGCGTTATGAAGATTGCCATTCCCATGGCCGACGGCAAACTGTGCATGCACTTCGGACATTGCGAGCAGTTCGCCATCGTGCAAGTCGATGACGCCGCCAAGGCTGTCATTGCCACGGACTATCTGACGCCGCCGCCCCACGAGCCCGGCGTGCTGCCGCGATGGTTGCACGAGCAAGGGGTCAACGTCATTATCGCCGGCGGCATGGGCCAAAGGGCCCAGGACCTGTTCGCACAGAACGGAATCGCCGTGGTCGTCGGCGCTGCGCCTGAGGGAATCGAGGATACGGTCGCGGCATACCTCTCGGGCACGCTGAAAGCCGGTCCTAATGCCTGCGACCACTGA
- a CDS encoding NifB/NifX family molybdenum-iron cluster-binding protein: MKIAVTAQGRDLDAPLDPRFGRAKFFIIADTETGDFNAADNEQNLNAAQGAGIQAGRNVVQLGVEAVITGHVGPKAFVTLQAGGVTIYTGAAGSVREALEQFKAGKLKPSNDADVEGHWV; this comes from the coding sequence ATGAAGATCGCAGTGACTGCACAGGGGCGGGACCTCGATGCGCCTCTTGACCCGAGATTCGGGCGGGCCAAGTTCTTTATCATTGCCGATACCGAAACCGGCGACTTCAACGCCGCCGACAACGAGCAAAACCTCAACGCCGCACAGGGGGCGGGCATTCAGGCAGGACGGAATGTCGTCCAACTGGGCGTCGAGGCCGTCATCACCGGGCACGTCGGGCCCAAGGCCTTCGTCACCCTCCAGGCCGGCGGGGTGACAATCTACACCGGCGCCGCCGGCAGCGTGCGCGAGGCCCTCGAGCAATTCAAGGCCGGTAAACTCAAGCCCTCCAACGACGCGGACGTCGAAGGGCATTGGGTGTAG